In Thermorudis peleae, a genomic segment contains:
- the kdpA gene encoding potassium-transporting ATPase subunit KdpA, giving the protein MIVHTLGYFALFTLVLIGISIALGWYMARVFDTERPPFARVLGPVERACYRLAGVDPAREQRWTAYAAGLLLFNLFGLLLLYGIQRLQAWLPLNPQDLGPVSPLVAWNTAVSFVTNTNWQAYAGESTMSIFTQMAGLAVQNFLSAATGIVAALALARGLARQSTQAVGNVWVDLTRATLYVLLPLALVGAIFLVWQGVPQTLHGPVTATTLEGAQQVIPRGPVASQEAIKMLGTNGGGYFNANSAHPYENPTPLTNLAEILFMLAIPAALPITFGYWVKDRRQGWAIWAAMAVVLALGVAVVTVVEQGGNPLLARFGVDQHASILQPGGNFEGKEVRFGIPGSSLFAVVTTAVSCGAVNSAHDSYLPLAGLVPMFNMQLGEIIFGGVGSGLYGMLVFVLTTVFIAGLMVGRTPEYLGKKIGPYEIKLVALYILVSAASILVFTGLASALPAGRALAGNPGPHGFSELLYAYSSTTGNNGSAFGGYNAAATFALLTTALAMLFGRFPGIVLVLALAGSLAAKKRVPPSLGTMPTHTPLFVATLIGVILIVGGLTYLPGLALGPIVEHLLLVAGRVF; this is encoded by the coding sequence ATGATCGTCCATACGCTTGGGTATTTTGCGCTCTTTACGCTTGTACTTATCGGCATCAGTATTGCATTAGGGTGGTACATGGCCCGCGTCTTTGATACCGAACGGCCCCCCTTCGCGCGAGTGCTTGGGCCAGTTGAGCGGGCATGCTATCGGCTTGCCGGCGTGGACCCGGCGCGTGAGCAGCGGTGGACGGCCTATGCCGCTGGACTCTTGCTCTTCAATCTTTTTGGTCTCCTGCTGCTGTATGGCATTCAACGCTTACAAGCATGGCTTCCGTTGAACCCGCAAGACCTAGGGCCTGTGAGTCCGCTCGTGGCCTGGAATACCGCTGTCTCGTTCGTCACCAATACCAATTGGCAAGCCTATGCAGGCGAGAGCACGATGAGCATCTTCACGCAAATGGCCGGGCTTGCGGTGCAGAATTTCCTCTCTGCTGCGACGGGAATTGTCGCTGCGCTCGCCTTGGCGCGCGGGTTAGCACGCCAATCGACACAGGCAGTTGGGAACGTGTGGGTGGATCTTACCCGTGCAACACTGTACGTTCTCCTGCCACTTGCCCTTGTTGGTGCAATTTTCCTGGTTTGGCAAGGCGTACCGCAAACGTTGCATGGTCCGGTGACGGCGACCACGCTTGAAGGCGCGCAGCAAGTTATTCCGCGCGGTCCTGTTGCAAGCCAAGAAGCCATCAAAATGCTGGGCACAAATGGTGGTGGCTACTTTAATGCAAATTCTGCGCACCCGTACGAGAATCCAACGCCGCTGACCAATCTCGCTGAGATTCTGTTCATGCTTGCGATCCCAGCAGCCTTGCCGATTACCTTCGGATATTGGGTCAAAGATCGCCGTCAAGGCTGGGCGATCTGGGCAGCCATGGCAGTCGTTCTCGCTCTTGGTGTTGCCGTGGTGACGGTGGTTGAGCAGGGCGGCAATCCGCTCCTCGCACGGTTCGGTGTTGACCAGCATGCCTCAATACTGCAACCAGGGGGCAATTTTGAAGGGAAAGAAGTCCGGTTTGGTATTCCCGGCTCGTCGCTGTTTGCCGTCGTCACAACGGCAGTTTCCTGCGGCGCTGTCAACAGTGCGCATGACAGCTATTTGCCACTCGCTGGTCTCGTGCCAATGTTTAACATGCAGCTGGGCGAAATCATCTTCGGCGGTGTTGGTAGTGGTCTTTACGGCATGCTCGTCTTTGTCCTGACTACGGTCTTTATCGCTGGCTTAATGGTTGGACGCACCCCGGAATATCTCGGAAAGAAGATTGGGCCATATGAGATCAAACTCGTCGCACTCTATATTCTTGTCTCCGCTGCCAGCATCCTTGTGTTCACTGGATTGGCAAGCGCGTTACCGGCCGGGCGAGCGCTAGCTGGCAACCCAGGCCCTCATGGCTTCAGCGAGTTGCTCTACGCCTATAGCTCAACAACCGGCAATAATGGCTCTGCTTTCGGCGGCTACAACGCTGCGGCAACGTTTGCGTTACTTACCACTGCACTTGCCATGCTGTTTGGGCGATTCCCTGGCATTGTGCTCGTGCTTGCATTGGCCGGTTCGCTCGCTGCAAAAAAGCGTGTGCCACCAAGCCTGGGTACTATGCCAACCCATACCCCCTTATTCGTCGCGACCTTAATCGGCGTGATTCTCATTGTCGGTGGGCTGACGTATTTGCCAGGACTTGCGCTTGGGCCGATTGTCGAGCACCTGCTGCTTGTTGCTGGCCGGGTGTTCTGA
- a CDS encoding ABC transporter substrate-binding protein gives MHDKASAAFTAALTRRDLLRRVAAFGASAAVTGLLAACGGGGGSQATPTMASGGAATQAPSGGTTGNTPAATTGTPTTAAPAANRPTLRYGVYAADIQTVDPHYSAATQDRNIVDMVYNGLIRYKPGSSDEFEPDLAEVLPEPQMENGKQVWVVKIRKGVMWHPSPKTDAYEVTADDVVFSFQKAADAKRSGYSGDYQGITVQKVDDYTVKFILDQPLSKTLFYPKIANYQGGFIMSKKAVEALGLDAMKTTPVGTGPFQLKSYTPKGQMELVANDKYFRGAPKLAGVLIRFMPDASSRELALRTGEMDVISGIPDSTWVKRINQEQNLQADVFGVGESIVIHLNMSKPPLDDLRVRQAIFYAIDRDAHAGVFGGPPVAELVYSAVPAQLMPGGLTKDEAQAAGVLYGKDVNKAKQLLQSAGVSNLTLECVTSEREDYRKTFEVLQQELAAIGIQLKLNVVDHSTYHSLIRQDKNPIVVYVAFRPNADVILTQFYLSSSIVVTGKSPITNFSHYDKIDDLILQARTEQDPNKQAQLWKQANIKILQDCVAYPLCFANQVVGRSKAVDYGHPLKAVLNLYPSFTEQTTVKR, from the coding sequence ATGCACGATAAGGCGAGTGCGGCGTTTACCGCAGCCCTCACACGGCGAGATCTTTTGCGACGTGTTGCTGCCTTTGGGGCCAGTGCTGCCGTGACAGGTCTACTGGCTGCGTGTGGCGGCGGTGGTGGGAGCCAGGCAACTCCGACGATGGCTTCGGGCGGTGCGGCAACGCAGGCGCCAAGCGGCGGTACGACAGGGAATACCCCTGCTGCGACCACTGGCACACCAACGACAGCAGCTCCAGCAGCCAACCGGCCCACTCTCCGCTATGGCGTCTATGCTGCCGATATTCAGACAGTCGATCCGCACTATTCGGCTGCAACGCAGGACCGCAATATTGTCGATATGGTCTACAACGGACTGATTCGGTATAAGCCTGGATCGAGCGATGAATTTGAGCCCGATCTTGCCGAGGTGTTACCCGAGCCGCAGATGGAGAACGGTAAGCAGGTCTGGGTTGTCAAGATCCGCAAAGGGGTGATGTGGCACCCCAGCCCCAAGACCGATGCGTATGAGGTAACGGCCGACGACGTTGTCTTCTCGTTCCAAAAGGCCGCTGACGCCAAGCGGTCAGGCTATTCCGGCGATTATCAAGGGATTACGGTTCAGAAAGTCGACGACTACACGGTTAAGTTCATTCTTGATCAGCCGCTCTCGAAGACATTGTTTTATCCCAAGATCGCTAACTATCAGGGCGGCTTTATCATGAGCAAGAAGGCGGTCGAAGCCCTCGGCCTCGATGCGATGAAGACAACACCGGTTGGCACTGGGCCCTTCCAGCTCAAGAGCTATACGCCGAAAGGGCAGATGGAGCTCGTTGCCAACGATAAATACTTCCGTGGTGCCCCGAAGCTAGCTGGGGTGCTTATTCGTTTCATGCCTGATGCATCGAGCCGCGAGCTTGCGCTCCGCACCGGTGAGATGGATGTCATTAGTGGCATCCCCGATTCCACCTGGGTCAAGCGAATTAATCAAGAGCAGAATCTGCAGGCCGACGTCTTTGGCGTTGGTGAGTCAATTGTCATTCACCTGAACATGTCCAAGCCGCCGCTCGATGATCTCCGCGTACGGCAAGCGATCTTCTATGCCATTGACCGTGACGCACATGCTGGAGTCTTCGGCGGGCCGCCAGTCGCTGAGCTCGTCTACTCGGCAGTGCCGGCGCAGTTGATGCCAGGAGGGTTGACCAAGGACGAGGCACAAGCGGCTGGAGTGCTCTATGGCAAAGATGTCAACAAGGCGAAGCAACTCCTCCAATCAGCTGGGGTCTCGAATCTCACGTTAGAATGTGTTACTTCGGAGCGTGAAGACTATCGCAAGACATTCGAGGTACTCCAGCAGGAACTGGCCGCAATTGGGATTCAGTTAAAGCTGAACGTTGTTGATCATTCAACCTATCATAGTCTGATCCGACAAGATAAGAACCCAATCGTGGTCTACGTCGCATTCCGGCCCAATGCTGACGTGATTCTGACTCAGTTCTATCTCTCCAGCTCAATTGTCGTCACTGGCAAGAGTCCGATCACGAACTTCTCGCACTATGACAAAATTGATGACTTGATCCTCCAGGCGCGGACGGAGCAAGATCCCAACAAGCAAGCCCAGCTTTGGAAGCAGGCCAATATTAAGATTCTGCAGGATTGCGTGGCGTACCCGCTGTGCTTTGCGAACCAGGTTGTCGGCCGCTCGAAGGCGGTTGATTATGGGCATCCGCTCAAGGCGGTTCTGAATCTCTACCCGTCATTTACTGAGCAGACGACGGTAAAGCGCTAG
- a CDS encoding response regulator, which yields MSAQRVFQPRFRHVLIVEDDPALARVIARNLEHRGVTARLAQSVEEAQAVLAAWHPDVLVLDIGLPGRTGWDLVRELQATGRTLPIIVLTGGPLSQRRMTEFQPYACLPKPFPLDALIRLITGSDEAGGEVAADA from the coding sequence TTGAGTGCGCAGCGTGTCTTCCAGCCGCGCTTTCGTCATGTGCTCATTGTCGAAGATGATCCTGCTCTTGCGCGAGTCATCGCGCGCAATCTCGAGCACCGTGGCGTGACAGCTCGTCTTGCCCAGTCTGTTGAAGAAGCGCAAGCGGTACTGGCAGCGTGGCATCCAGACGTACTTGTTCTTGATATCGGCTTGCCTGGCCGTACTGGCTGGGATTTAGTCCGAGAACTTCAGGCCACCGGGCGTACTCTCCCAATCATCGTCCTGACCGGTGGGCCACTGTCACAGCGACGGATGACCGAGTTTCAGCCATACGCCTGCTTGCCGAAACCATTTCCGCTGGACGCACTCATTCGCCTCATTACAGGAAGCGATGAAGCAGGTGGAGAAGTGGCAGCTGATGCGTGA
- a CDS encoding ATP-binding protein, protein MDALRVDHLWNRARRDIRQSWRGYAVGLGGVALITFVIAVVRAWLAIANLSVLYLIAVLVAASFYGRGPAVVASIAAFLAYDFFFVDPVYSITIADPAEWVALFMFLLTALITGQLAAGQRRRAEEARAREREAALLFEVSGMMQQPDLNDALHAVAERLRELFRVDTVGILVNQPGLSPIRVVVGHSVPSNVFRMDEGQTHVLQEGTARSSTTPGRWVSVLGPRGRRHQMRVPARYQVPLRSGGRRIGALVLVNAGRELEFTPEENRLLLAVAAQLSVALERERLRREATEAEVLRRTDELKTALLNAVSHDLRTPLASIIAAAESLLQRDIDWSPEEQRELLETILEEGQRLDQLVRNLLDLSRIEAGKLQLDRRPHAIRTLVDAALKRVGPRLSQHHVVVEIPETLPPVAVDALKIEQVLVNLLENAAKYSPPGSTVTVRARLSNGSVEVLVEDEGPGIPEDALPYLFAPFYRAGQGGDGARPQGTGLGLAIARQLVQAHGGTIRAENRREGGARFAMTLPIAASVASVEERTT, encoded by the coding sequence ATGGATGCTCTTCGAGTTGATCATCTCTGGAATAGAGCCCGTCGGGATATTCGGCAATCTTGGCGAGGCTATGCCGTTGGCCTTGGTGGGGTTGCGCTGATCACGTTCGTCATTGCTGTCGTTCGGGCATGGCTTGCTATTGCCAACCTCTCCGTTTTGTACTTGATCGCTGTACTTGTGGCTGCAAGCTTCTATGGGCGTGGTCCGGCTGTTGTTGCGTCAATCGCAGCATTTTTGGCGTACGATTTCTTCTTTGTTGACCCTGTCTATTCTATTACAATTGCTGATCCTGCTGAGTGGGTTGCCCTCTTCATGTTCTTACTTACCGCGTTGATTACTGGGCAACTTGCTGCAGGTCAGCGCCGACGGGCCGAAGAAGCCCGGGCGCGCGAACGCGAAGCTGCTCTGCTGTTCGAAGTTTCGGGGATGATGCAGCAGCCTGATCTCAACGATGCCTTGCATGCAGTAGCGGAGCGTTTGCGGGAGCTCTTCCGGGTGGACACGGTGGGCATCCTAGTGAATCAGCCAGGTCTTTCGCCAATACGCGTTGTAGTTGGGCATTCCGTCCCATCGAATGTCTTTCGCATGGACGAGGGGCAAACTCATGTCCTGCAGGAAGGAACTGCGCGTTCGTCAACTACTCCCGGGCGATGGGTTAGCGTGCTTGGCCCGCGTGGTCGCCGGCACCAGATGCGCGTTCCCGCGCGCTACCAGGTGCCGTTGCGGTCTGGGGGGCGACGAATTGGCGCGCTTGTCCTTGTCAATGCTGGACGCGAGTTAGAGTTTACGCCTGAGGAGAACCGGCTTTTGCTTGCTGTTGCTGCGCAGCTCAGCGTTGCCTTGGAACGCGAGCGGTTGCGCCGTGAAGCGACGGAAGCAGAAGTACTACGCCGGACAGACGAGCTCAAAACGGCGCTGCTAAATGCTGTTTCTCATGATTTACGCACCCCACTTGCCTCAATCATTGCTGCTGCTGAGAGCTTGCTCCAGCGTGATATCGATTGGTCGCCCGAAGAGCAGCGTGAATTACTGGAGACAATTCTTGAGGAAGGACAACGGCTTGACCAACTGGTACGCAACTTGCTCGACCTTTCGCGGATTGAGGCAGGTAAGCTCCAGCTTGACCGGCGACCACATGCAATACGAACATTGGTAGACGCCGCGTTGAAACGCGTTGGCCCTCGTTTATCTCAGCATCACGTTGTGGTCGAGATCCCAGAAACCTTGCCGCCGGTTGCTGTCGATGCGCTGAAAATTGAGCAAGTACTGGTCAACTTGCTCGAAAATGCTGCGAAATATAGCCCACCCGGCAGTACGGTCACGGTGCGGGCCAGGCTGTCGAATGGGTCGGTTGAAGTGCTCGTTGAAGATGAGGGTCCTGGCATTCCCGAGGATGCCTTACCATATCTCTTCGCCCCGTTTTATCGGGCTGGGCAGGGTGGGGATGGTGCACGCCCACAAGGGACTGGCCTCGGCCTTGCTATTGCGCGGCAACTTGTTCAGGCCCATGGAGGGACGATTCGGGCTGAAAACCGGCGAGAAGGAGGGGCGCGCTTTGCCATGACGCTGCCGATTGCTGCCTCTGTAGCTTCCGTGGAGGAGCGAACCACATGA
- a CDS encoding response regulator: MTGQPGARILVVDDEPAIRRVLTVTLNRHGYAVETAERGQEALIKAARWHPDLIILDLGLPDIDGLTVIRELRQYATTPIVVLSVREAEAVKVQALDLGADDYVTKPFGVAELLARIRVALRHAARPAHGSAPVIQAGAITVDLEHRQVFVNGREIRLTPTEWELLKVFLTHPNKPLTDRYLLEHVWGPEFSGADHYLHVYIARLRKKLEPDPQQPTHLRTEPGVGYRFVIPD, encoded by the coding sequence ATGACAGGTCAGCCGGGCGCTCGCATTCTTGTTGTTGATGATGAGCCAGCAATCCGCCGCGTCTTAACCGTGACGCTGAACAGGCATGGGTACGCTGTTGAGACTGCTGAACGTGGGCAGGAAGCACTCATCAAAGCAGCTCGTTGGCATCCTGATCTCATTATCCTCGATCTCGGGTTGCCGGATATCGATGGCCTCACTGTGATTCGTGAATTGCGGCAGTATGCGACAACGCCGATCGTCGTTCTCTCTGTCCGTGAGGCCGAGGCGGTGAAAGTTCAAGCACTTGATCTTGGAGCAGACGACTATGTGACCAAGCCTTTTGGTGTTGCTGAGTTACTGGCACGTATTCGTGTTGCCTTGCGACACGCAGCTCGGCCAGCTCACGGATCTGCTCCGGTTATTCAGGCTGGTGCGATAACGGTTGATCTTGAGCATCGCCAGGTGTTTGTGAACGGGCGAGAAATTCGCCTGACTCCTACCGAGTGGGAACTCCTCAAAGTTTTTCTTACCCATCCAAATAAACCCTTAACCGATCGGTATCTCCTTGAGCATGTTTGGGGACCAGAGTTTTCCGGGGCTGACCATTATCTCCACGTCTACATTGCGCGCCTGCGGAAAAAGCTTGAACCAGATCCCCAGCAACCAACGCATCTTCGCACTGAGCCAGGCGTCGGCTACCGGTTTGTCATTCCCGACTAG
- the kdpF gene encoding K(+)-transporting ATPase subunit F, translating to MDWATVVSGLVAIGLLIYLLIALLWPERF from the coding sequence ATGGATTGGGCAACGGTTGTGAGTGGTCTCGTAGCCATTGGCCTGTTGATCTACCTGCTCATTGCCCTCCTGTGGCCAGAACGGTTTTGA
- a CDS encoding ABC transporter permease → MAATGQLVIAREPSRQYRRLRAFARNRTAVIGLVLVAVLLAIALAAPALAPHDPLVQDPVHRLSGPSSAFPLGTDDFGRDILSRVLYGARIAFLIGVFSVLLAGVLGTLIGVVAGFRRGQTETWLMRLVDILLAFPDLITGLLIMAVLGQGLIKLIIAIALTITPRFARIAHGQALAVGERDFVLAARALGASELRVLLRHVLPNTLGELLVLGSLWTAAAIRLEASLSFIGLGVSPPTPSWGQMIRDGVVYLSDAPFFSIAPGLALSLTILAFNLVGDGLRDALDPRAQA, encoded by the coding sequence ATGGCTGCGACTGGACAGCTTGTCATCGCACGAGAACCATCACGTCAATATCGTCGGCTCCGGGCGTTTGCGCGAAACCGTACAGCGGTCATTGGGTTAGTGCTGGTCGCTGTTTTGTTGGCTATTGCGCTTGCGGCACCAGCCCTTGCACCACATGATCCGCTTGTCCAAGATCCCGTGCACCGTTTGAGCGGGCCATCGAGTGCTTTCCCCTTAGGGACTGACGACTTTGGCCGCGATATCCTCTCACGCGTCCTGTATGGGGCACGGATTGCCTTCTTGATCGGCGTCTTCTCGGTCTTGCTCGCTGGCGTGCTCGGGACATTAATCGGCGTTGTTGCCGGGTTTCGCCGTGGACAAACTGAAACCTGGCTAATGCGGTTGGTTGACATTTTGCTTGCATTCCCTGATCTTATTACGGGCTTGTTGATTATGGCGGTGCTTGGCCAGGGGCTCATCAAGCTTATCATTGCGATTGCGCTGACGATCACGCCACGTTTCGCGCGTATTGCCCATGGGCAAGCGCTTGCGGTTGGCGAGCGAGATTTTGTGCTTGCGGCGCGAGCGCTGGGAGCTTCTGAACTACGAGTATTACTTCGTCACGTTTTGCCAAATACGTTGGGGGAGTTGCTTGTCCTCGGCAGTCTTTGGACTGCCGCTGCGATCCGTCTCGAGGCCAGCCTGAGCTTTATTGGGCTGGGTGTTAGTCCACCGACGCCCAGCTGGGGGCAAATGATTCGCGATGGAGTCGTCTACCTAAGTGATGCGCCCTTCTTCTCGATCGCGCCAGGGTTGGCACTGTCGCTAACGATTCTTGCGTTCAATCTTGTTGGCGACGGCCTCCGCGATGCTCTTGATCCGCGGGCGCAGGCCTGA
- a CDS encoding ABC transporter permease: MLRYIIRRLLFAIPTVWAVLTIIFVIVRVAPGDPATAVLGEQASQQAIQTLRERMGLNKPIWAQYLDYLTGLAHGDFGRSLINGQPTVLQIRQVFPYTLELATAGLVLAILIGVPLGVVTAVRRNTVVDYVGRIVSLVGLSLPAFYLGVLLIFALAVKVRLFPAVGAAPFSQPTANLRALVLPALTLGLIESAYIMRLTRSAMLNVLSEDYVRVARAKGLPERRVLLRHALRTALVPLLSLVGLTAISLIGGTVLTEEVFSRPGLGRLMIGATKQRDYTLLQAIMTVYALLIVLINLAVDLLYGVVDPRIRYR; the protein is encoded by the coding sequence ATGCTCCGTTACATTATCCGCCGGCTGCTTTTTGCGATTCCGACCGTGTGGGCTGTGCTGACGATCATTTTCGTGATCGTTCGGGTGGCGCCAGGTGATCCGGCCACGGCTGTGTTGGGTGAGCAAGCGTCGCAGCAGGCTATTCAGACGTTACGTGAGCGCATGGGGCTGAATAAGCCGATCTGGGCACAATATCTCGACTATTTAACTGGTCTTGCACATGGGGATTTTGGTCGCTCATTGATTAATGGGCAGCCGACGGTTTTGCAGATTCGCCAAGTGTTTCCGTATACGCTGGAGCTTGCGACCGCAGGACTGGTATTGGCGATCCTGATTGGTGTGCCGCTCGGTGTTGTCACGGCGGTGCGGCGCAATACTGTCGTTGACTATGTTGGACGCATTGTGTCGCTCGTTGGGCTTTCGCTACCAGCGTTTTATCTTGGTGTACTGCTCATCTTTGCTTTAGCCGTGAAAGTGCGACTATTCCCTGCAGTGGGAGCAGCACCATTTTCACAGCCGACAGCGAATTTGCGTGCGCTTGTCTTGCCGGCCCTAACGCTCGGGCTCATTGAATCGGCCTACATCATGCGGTTAACGCGTTCCGCAATGCTCAACGTTCTCAGTGAGGATTATGTTCGCGTCGCTCGGGCCAAAGGCCTCCCCGAGCGACGCGTCCTCCTGCGCCATGCACTACGTACAGCGCTTGTGCCGTTGCTCTCGCTCGTGGGGCTCACAGCGATTTCACTAATTGGCGGGACAGTGCTCACGGAGGAGGTCTTTTCCCGTCCAGGACTCGGACGCTTGATGATTGGGGCAACGAAGCAGCGTGACTACACCCTGCTTCAGGCGATTATGACCGTCTACGCATTGCTCATCGTGCTGATTAACCTTGCGGTTGACCTGTTATATGGGGTAGTGGACCCCCGGATTCGGTATCGCTAA
- a CDS encoding MFS transporter, whose product MAGTAPVTHRQTVLGWRRALALSWIAYLTYYFPRLAFAVAKLGLLGDPAAPLSRAAMGVLDGLFLTLYALGQFIWGAAGVRLGPRILVPAGLVLAAGAAGLMAKAQTLSIFLVAMTIQGIAQSTGWPVLCLDVVRRVPATARGTAFGVLSTSYVAGGLIAPPLLGWFAYSVFATWRAAFLVAAGVALCVAALYWFATSEHGASTESSLTVKQPAGRAMLAALRDRDVQVLALADFLAKPALYAIQFWGPVMAAEWLRQGPVVATFVAAAFSLAGLAAPVVAGILSDRQGRRRPVVITGLLLCAVLLLILPFIAQTAQVLAVALGFFAIGLAFYGSESLLTGVAAAERGAANSDASAAVGVVNGVGSLGAILGGMLPGYVHGPALFNGLAVACAGAALLLVIAGRHAQA is encoded by the coding sequence ATGGCGGGTACAGCGCCTGTCACGCACCGGCAGACGGTGCTTGGCTGGCGGCGGGCATTAGCCCTGAGTTGGATCGCGTACCTAACGTATTACTTTCCCCGATTAGCGTTCGCCGTTGCAAAGCTTGGCCTGTTGGGCGATCCAGCTGCGCCACTGTCTCGTGCTGCGATGGGTGTGCTCGATGGGCTATTTCTGACGCTCTACGCCCTGGGGCAATTCATCTGGGGCGCTGCTGGGGTGCGACTTGGGCCTCGCATCCTTGTGCCGGCTGGCCTTGTGCTTGCCGCTGGAGCCGCTGGGCTGATGGCGAAAGCACAGACATTGTCAATCTTTCTGGTTGCCATGACAATCCAAGGCATTGCCCAATCGACTGGTTGGCCAGTTCTCTGTTTGGATGTCGTACGTCGCGTGCCGGCAACCGCGCGCGGCACGGCATTCGGTGTCCTCAGCACGAGCTATGTAGCGGGGGGATTGATTGCGCCGCCGTTATTAGGTTGGTTCGCGTATTCCGTGTTTGCAACCTGGCGTGCTGCGTTTCTTGTTGCGGCTGGAGTAGCGCTCTGTGTTGCTGCCCTCTACTGGTTTGCGACGAGTGAGCATGGTGCTTCCACAGAGTCATCCCTGACAGTGAAACAACCAGCAGGCCGGGCAATGCTGGCTGCGCTGCGTGATCGGGACGTGCAAGTCCTTGCGCTGGCTGACTTTTTGGCGAAGCCTGCACTCTATGCCATTCAATTCTGGGGACCGGTGATGGCTGCCGAATGGTTGCGACAAGGGCCAGTCGTGGCTACCTTCGTGGCGGCGGCATTTAGCCTTGCTGGACTTGCGGCCCCAGTGGTTGCCGGCATACTTTCTGATCGGCAAGGGAGACGGCGCCCAGTTGTGATAACTGGATTGCTGCTCTGTGCTGTACTCCTGCTGATTTTGCCCTTCATCGCGCAAACAGCTCAAGTTCTTGCAGTTGCGCTCGGCTTCTTCGCAATTGGGTTAGCATTTTACGGTTCGGAGTCGCTATTAACTGGCGTTGCCGCAGCTGAACGTGGTGCGGCGAACAGCGATGCCAGTGCGGCTGTTGGGGTTGTGAATGGTGTTGGCTCGCTCGGTGCGATTCTTGGTGGTATGCTCCCCGGCTATGTGCATGGCCCTGCTCTCTTCAACGGACTAGCAGTGGCGTGCGCTGGTGCGGCGTTGCTTCTCGTGATTGCCGGTCGCCACGCTCAGGCGTAA